A region of Mesorhizobium sp. M3A.F.Ca.ET.080.04.2.1 DNA encodes the following proteins:
- a CDS encoding DUF3175 domain-containing protein — MTAKRKWSAEVTEHSDALDLEEHIFESDDARKIAASLKRSAEHSDRRKAEPFQSAMSMLNFYINRAGRNLPASRKRVLERAKDELRIAFGREKDD; from the coding sequence ATGACTGCCAAGAGAAAATGGTCGGCCGAAGTGACAGAGCACAGCGATGCGCTGGATCTCGAGGAACACATATTCGAATCCGACGACGCCAGGAAGATCGCGGCCTCGCTCAAGCGATCGGCCGAACACAGCGATCGGCGCAAGGCCGAGCCGTTCCAGTCCGCCATGTCGATGCTGAATTTCTATATCAACCGCGCCGGCAGGAACCTGCCGGCATCGCGCAAGCGGGTTCTGGAAAGGGCCAAGGACGAATTGCGCATCGCTTTCGGGCGGGAAAAGGACGACTAG
- a CDS encoding ABC transporter permease encodes MAVTLDQTIAQKQHTFVSRMLSSQTFWVVIAVILACLFLSFATDAFATQKNLYNITRNITFVAIVALGMTFVIITGGIDLSVGSVLCLCSMVLAVTMHAGYSIEVGILATIVTALAIGAFNGVLIAYLEFPPFVVTLGMLSVARSLAMVASNNTVVFQFGPDHDKLLALGGGAWVFGIANPVLYMILLALITGFTLRWTKFGRHVFAIGGNEHAATLTGVPVRQIKVAVYMISAFSAGLAGIIQTGWLGAVTTNLGNGMELQVIAATVIGGADLAGGVGTAFGAVVGAALIEVIRNSLGLLGINAFWQGTFIGGAILLAVLFDRIRNFRRSD; translated from the coding sequence ATGGCAGTCACTCTTGACCAGACCATCGCGCAGAAGCAGCACACCTTCGTGTCGCGCATGCTCTCCAGCCAGACTTTCTGGGTGGTGATTGCGGTCATCCTTGCGTGCCTGTTCCTGTCCTTCGCCACCGACGCTTTCGCCACGCAGAAGAACCTCTACAACATCACCCGCAACATCACCTTCGTCGCCATCGTCGCGCTCGGCATGACCTTCGTCATCATCACCGGCGGCATCGATCTGTCGGTCGGCTCGGTGCTCTGCCTGTGCTCGATGGTGCTGGCCGTCACCATGCACGCCGGCTACTCGATCGAGGTCGGCATCCTGGCCACGATCGTCACCGCTTTAGCCATCGGCGCTTTCAACGGCGTGCTGATCGCCTATCTCGAATTCCCGCCCTTCGTGGTCACGCTCGGCATGCTGTCGGTGGCGCGCAGCCTTGCCATGGTCGCCTCCAACAACACTGTCGTCTTCCAGTTCGGACCCGATCACGACAAGCTTCTGGCGCTTGGCGGCGGCGCCTGGGTGTTCGGCATCGCCAATCCGGTGCTCTACATGATCCTTCTGGCGCTGATCACCGGCTTCACCCTGCGTTGGACCAAATTCGGCCGGCACGTCTTCGCCATCGGCGGCAACGAGCACGCGGCGACGCTGACCGGTGTTCCGGTGCGCCAGATCAAGGTGGCAGTCTATATGATCTCTGCGTTCTCTGCGGGTCTAGCAGGTATCATTCAGACCGGTTGGCTGGGTGCGGTCACAACCAATCTCGGCAACGGCATGGAGCTTCAGGTGATTGCCGCCACCGTCATCGGCGGCGCTGACCTCGCCGGGGGCGTCGGCACCGCCTTTGGCGCCGTCGTCGGCGCCGCGCTGATCGAGGTGATCCGCAACAGCCTCGGCCTGCTCGGCATCAACGCCTTCTGGCAGGGCACCTTCATCGGCGGCGCCATTCTGCTGGCGGTGCTGTTCGACCGCATCCGCAACTTCCGGCGCAGCGACTGA
- a CDS encoding sugar-binding protein produces MRKSLLLAAVAAMALGAGPALAKKQLVIVVKGLDNPFFEAIHQGCEKWNKENASSEYECFYTGPASTSDEAGEAQIVQDMLSKPDTVAMAISPSNAPLIAQTIKSANPSIPIMTVDADLAKEDAALRKTYLGTDNYLMGKKIGEYIKKAKPNGGTICTIEGNPAADNILRRAQGMRDALSGKEGLAELKGEGGWTEVAGCPVFTNDDGAKGVQAMTDILAANPKLDAFGIMGGWPLFGAPQPYRDLFKPMADKIAKNEFVIGAADTIGDEVAIAKDGLVTALVGQRPFEMGYKAPSVMIDLIEGKKVDDPVFTGLDECTKDTVDTCIQK; encoded by the coding sequence ATGAGGAAATCACTTTTGCTCGCCGCTGTCGCCGCCATGGCGCTGGGGGCAGGGCCGGCTTTGGCCAAGAAACAACTCGTCATCGTGGTAAAGGGTCTCGACAATCCGTTCTTTGAAGCCATCCACCAAGGCTGCGAGAAGTGGAACAAGGAAAACGCCAGCTCCGAATATGAATGCTTCTACACCGGCCCGGCCTCGACTTCGGACGAAGCCGGGGAGGCGCAGATCGTGCAGGACATGCTGAGCAAGCCGGACACGGTCGCGATGGCGATCTCGCCGTCGAACGCGCCGCTGATCGCGCAAACGATCAAGAGCGCCAATCCGTCGATCCCAATCATGACCGTCGACGCTGACCTGGCCAAGGAAGACGCAGCGCTGCGCAAGACCTATCTCGGCACCGACAACTACCTGATGGGCAAGAAGATCGGCGAGTACATCAAGAAGGCCAAGCCGAATGGCGGCACGATCTGCACCATCGAGGGCAATCCCGCGGCCGACAACATCCTGCGCCGCGCGCAGGGCATGCGCGATGCGCTGTCGGGCAAGGAAGGCCTTGCGGAGCTGAAGGGCGAGGGTGGCTGGACGGAAGTCGCCGGTTGCCCGGTGTTCACCAATGACGACGGGGCCAAGGGCGTTCAGGCGATGACCGACATCCTCGCCGCCAACCCGAAGCTCGATGCCTTCGGCATCATGGGCGGCTGGCCGCTGTTCGGGGCGCCGCAGCCCTATCGCGACCTGTTCAAACCGATGGCCGACAAGATCGCCAAGAATGAATTCGTCATCGGCGCCGCCGACACGATCGGCGACGAAGTGGCCATCGCCAAGGACGGTCTGGTGACCGCGCTGGTCGGCCAGCGGCCTTTTGAAATGGGCTACAAGGCGCCATCGGTTATGATCGACCTGATCGAAGGCAAGAAGGTCGACGATCCGGTCTTCACCGGTCTCGACGAATGCACCAAGGATACGGTTGACACCTGCATACAGAAGTAG
- a CDS encoding ATP-binding cassette domain-containing protein — translation MSVLELTNISKHFGAIQAVNDVSFTLEAGQVVGLMGDNGAGKSTLVKMIAGNFRPSHGTMHMDGKELVLHKPAEARQHGIEIVHQDLALCNNLTAAANVYLGRELRKGVGPFRILDYASMYKRAGQLFAELKSETRPRDLVKQMSGGQRQAVAIARTMLSQAKIVLMDEPTAAISVRQVAEVLNLIRHLRDQGIAVVLISHRMPDVFDVADRVIVMRRGRKVADKKIASSSPEEVTGLITGAIEQVA, via the coding sequence GTGTCGGTTCTCGAACTCACCAACATTTCCAAGCATTTTGGCGCGATCCAGGCGGTCAACGACGTCTCGTTCACGCTGGAGGCTGGCCAGGTCGTCGGCTTGATGGGCGACAACGGCGCCGGCAAGTCGACCCTGGTCAAGATGATCGCCGGAAATTTCCGCCCCAGCCACGGCACGATGCACATGGACGGCAAGGAGCTTGTCCTGCACAAGCCGGCCGAGGCCCGCCAGCACGGCATCGAGATCGTCCACCAGGACCTGGCGCTCTGCAACAATCTGACGGCGGCCGCCAACGTCTATCTCGGCCGCGAGCTGCGCAAGGGCGTCGGTCCGTTCCGCATCCTCGATTATGCTTCGATGTACAAGCGCGCCGGCCAGCTCTTCGCCGAATTGAAGTCCGAGACGCGCCCGCGCGATCTCGTCAAGCAGATGTCGGGCGGCCAGCGGCAGGCGGTGGCAATCGCCCGCACCATGCTGTCGCAGGCCAAGATCGTGCTGATGGACGAGCCGACGGCGGCGATCTCGGTGCGCCAGGTCGCCGAAGTGCTGAACCTCATCCGCCACTTGCGCGACCAGGGCATCGCCGTCGTGCTGATCAGCCACCGCATGCCCGACGTCTTCGACGTCGCCGACCGCGTTATCGTCATGCGGCGCGGCAGGAAGGTCGCCGACAAGAAAATCGCTTCGAGCTCGCCCGAGGAAGTCACCGGGCTGATCACCGGGGCCATCGAACAAGTCGCATAA
- a CDS encoding ornithine cyclodeaminase family protein, protein MKPVYIDYLNALDIEALAMTDAEIIGAVEAGLVAQGNGQTVIEPRVHLEPDPSFHGHFNVLRGYVAPLDVAGVKIVGDYVDNYLHELPSEFGILNLFDPRTGMPRAILDATAITDMRTGAVTALGARHLAKRSSKVLGHIGARGTAYWNVRLLDHLFDFDEIRVHSRRPESRDGFAARLAGDLGKPVMAAADWKSCVEGADIVVEASRLPEPQPLLKTEWIKRGALVVPYGTMSAVELSLTDVMQKIVVDDWGQCKGGKFGALRAHVETGRLSEETLHAELGQIAAGLKPGRQSDGETILFWHRGLSLSDIALGKAMLAKAASRGIGQRLRFA, encoded by the coding sequence ATGAAGCCCGTCTATATCGATTACCTCAACGCGCTCGATATCGAGGCGCTGGCGATGACCGATGCCGAGATCATCGGCGCCGTCGAGGCCGGGCTTGTGGCGCAGGGCAACGGCCAGACGGTGATCGAGCCGCGCGTCCATCTCGAGCCCGATCCCTCCTTTCACGGCCATTTCAACGTGCTGCGCGGCTATGTAGCTCCGCTCGATGTCGCCGGAGTGAAGATCGTCGGCGACTATGTCGACAACTACCTGCACGAGCTGCCCTCCGAATTCGGCATCCTCAATCTGTTCGATCCGCGCACCGGCATGCCGCGCGCCATCCTCGACGCCACCGCGATCACCGACATGCGCACCGGCGCCGTCACCGCCCTCGGCGCCAGGCATCTGGCTAAGAGATCATCGAAGGTGCTCGGCCATATCGGGGCGCGCGGCACCGCCTATTGGAACGTGCGCCTGCTCGACCATCTCTTCGACTTCGACGAGATCCGCGTCCATTCGCGGCGGCCGGAAAGCCGCGACGGCTTTGCCGCGCGGCTTGCCGGCGACCTCGGCAAACCGGTCATGGCCGCGGCGGACTGGAAAAGCTGCGTCGAGGGCGCAGACATCGTCGTCGAGGCTTCGCGGCTACCGGAGCCGCAGCCGCTGCTCAAGACCGAATGGATCAAACGTGGCGCGCTGGTGGTGCCCTATGGCACGATGAGCGCCGTCGAATTGTCGCTCACCGACGTCATGCAGAAGATCGTCGTCGACGACTGGGGCCAGTGCAAGGGCGGCAAGTTCGGCGCCTTGCGCGCCCATGTCGAAACGGGACGTCTGAGCGAGGAAACACTGCACGCCGAACTCGGCCAGATCGCAGCCGGCCTAAAGCCTGGCCGGCAAAGCGATGGCGAGACGATCCTGTTCTGGCATCGCGGCCTATCGCTCTCCGACATCGCGCTCGGCAAGGCGATGCTGGCCAAGGCCGCAAGCCGGGGCATTGGCCAGAGGCTGCGCTTCGCATGA
- a CDS encoding FadR/GntR family transcriptional regulator — protein sequence MRQDKSRKRSAVPGQSAVVRHPDVTRISGQNVHTSLAAEIGLRIVRGDYPPGAILPNEQKWSETFNVSRSAVREAIKMLMAKSLLASRPKIGSWVEPKERWNLLDRDVLAWYATSPDREVFLKTVQEFRHIIEPEAAAFAAMRRTEEQMAEISAACREMGEATHLQERTRADTRFHLAILRASGNELLVPLGVLIESALDHLFIFVTREHSDQRRAQSLHEAIEKNIRLQRPAAARAAVHRLLANTNEVIERSRR from the coding sequence ATGCGACAGGACAAATCAAGGAAGCGCTCCGCCGTGCCAGGCCAGTCGGCCGTCGTGCGTCATCCTGACGTGACGCGGATCTCCGGGCAGAACGTGCATACTTCGCTCGCCGCCGAGATCGGGCTGAGGATCGTGCGTGGCGACTACCCGCCGGGCGCCATACTGCCCAATGAGCAAAAATGGTCCGAGACTTTCAACGTCAGCCGGTCGGCGGTGCGCGAAGCAATCAAGATGCTGATGGCCAAGAGCCTGCTGGCATCACGCCCCAAGATCGGCAGCTGGGTTGAGCCCAAGGAACGCTGGAACCTGCTCGACCGCGACGTGCTCGCCTGGTACGCGACTTCGCCCGACCGGGAGGTGTTCCTGAAAACGGTGCAGGAGTTCCGCCACATTATCGAGCCGGAGGCCGCCGCCTTCGCGGCGATGCGGCGCACCGAAGAGCAGATGGCCGAAATCAGCGCTGCCTGCCGCGAGATGGGCGAGGCGACGCATCTGCAGGAGCGGACGCGCGCCGACACGCGCTTCCACCTCGCCATCCTGCGCGCCTCGGGCAATGAGCTGCTGGTGCCGCTCGGCGTGCTGATCGAGTCGGCGCTCGACCATCTGTTCATCTTCGTCACGCGCGAGCACAGCGATCAGCGCAGGGCGCAATCGCTGCACGAGGCGATCGAGAAGAACATCCGCCTGCAACGTCCGGCTGCCGCCAGAGCCGCCGTGCACAGGCTGCTTGCCAACACCAACGAGGTCATCGAGCGGTCGAGGAGATAG
- a CDS encoding MFS transporter, which yields MRTTLSSRAQSPAIDSAYAWTRLAISVLMATIGAVGMWAVVVVLPAVQAEFGVDRAAASMPYTATMVGFAAGNVLVGRAIDRLGFWIPALVSAMALGAGFLLASLANSILAFTLAQGLLIGVGTSAIFGPLIADISHWFNRRRGVAVTAAASGNYLAGAVWPTVMPYLMQTEGWRFTYQAIGVVCIVTMVPLALMLRRGAPRETDAGSTGSRRVQPISLSPSALQVLLVIAGFGCCMAMAMPQVHIVAYCMDLGYGVARGADMLSIMLAAGVVSRIASGFLADRIGAVKTLLIGSALQCLSLLFYIPFDGLASLYVVSLVFGLSQGGIVPCYAIIVRDYMPAKEAGQRVGIVMMATIFGMAVGGWMSGWIYDLTGSYAAAFLNGIGWNLMNLGAILLLMWRARRGAEALA from the coding sequence TTGAGGACAACTCTCTCCAGCCGGGCACAAAGCCCGGCCATCGACAGCGCTTATGCCTGGACGCGGCTCGCCATCTCAGTGCTCATGGCGACGATCGGCGCCGTCGGCATGTGGGCCGTGGTCGTGGTTCTGCCAGCCGTGCAGGCTGAGTTCGGCGTCGACCGCGCGGCGGCCTCGATGCCTTATACCGCGACAATGGTCGGCTTTGCCGCCGGCAACGTGCTGGTCGGTCGCGCCATCGATCGCCTGGGCTTCTGGATTCCGGCATTGGTCTCCGCCATGGCGCTTGGCGCCGGTTTCCTGCTCGCCTCGCTCGCCAATTCGATCCTCGCCTTCACCCTCGCGCAGGGGCTTTTGATTGGCGTCGGCACATCGGCGATCTTCGGGCCGCTGATCGCCGACATCTCGCATTGGTTCAATCGGCGGCGCGGCGTCGCGGTGACAGCGGCGGCTTCGGGCAACTATCTCGCCGGCGCGGTCTGGCCGACAGTGATGCCTTATTTGATGCAAACCGAAGGCTGGCGCTTCACCTATCAGGCGATCGGGGTCGTCTGCATTGTCACCATGGTGCCGCTGGCGCTGATGCTGAGGCGCGGCGCGCCCCGTGAAACCGATGCCGGTTCCACGGGCAGCCGGCGGGTGCAGCCGATCTCGCTGTCGCCGTCAGCGCTTCAGGTGCTGCTCGTCATCGCCGGCTTTGGCTGCTGCATGGCCATGGCTATGCCGCAGGTGCACATCGTCGCCTATTGCATGGATCTCGGCTACGGCGTGGCGCGCGGCGCCGACATGCTGTCGATCATGTTGGCGGCGGGCGTCGTCAGCCGGATTGCCTCAGGCTTCCTCGCCGACCGCATCGGCGCCGTGAAGACGCTGCTCATCGGCTCGGCGCTGCAGTGTCTGTCGCTGTTGTTCTATATCCCGTTCGACGGCCTTGCCTCGCTCTATGTCGTGTCGCTGGTGTTCGGTCTGTCGCAGGGTGGCATCGTGCCCTGCTATGCGATCATCGTGCGCGACTACATGCCGGCAAAGGAGGCCGGTCAGCGCGTCGGCATCGTCATGATGGCGACAATCTTCGGCATGGCGGTTGGCGGCTGGATGTCAGGCTGGATCTATGATCTCACAGGCTCCTATGCCGCAGCCTTCCTGAACGGCATCGGTTGGAATCTGATGAACCTCGGCGCCATCCTGCTGCTGATGTGGAGGGCGAGGCGGGGCGCCGAGGCGCTGGCCTGA
- a CDS encoding NAD(P)-dependent oxidoreductase has protein sequence MTKRIMFTGGSGKAGRHVVQYLVEHGCQVLNIDTKPLDNPKVRTLITDITDSGQVFNALSSYMGLHEFDPSLRAQPVDAVVHFAAIPRIMITPDNEVFRINAMGTYNVIEAAVKLGIRKVIIASSETTYGLVFANEPRNPTHFPLDEDYDVDPMDSYALSKIVNEKTARAFALRSGFDVYALRIGNVIEPHEYSLFPKWFADPGFRKRIAWSYIDARDLGQITLRAIEKDGLGYQVFNAANDDTSSDLPTAELLRRFYPNVPVKAELGEFETLLSNRKAREVLGFRPEHSWRRYVKTA, from the coding sequence ATGACGAAGCGGATCATGTTCACCGGCGGCAGCGGCAAGGCCGGGCGACACGTGGTGCAATATCTGGTCGAGCATGGCTGCCAGGTGCTCAACATCGACACCAAGCCGCTCGACAATCCGAAGGTGCGCACACTGATCACCGACATCACCGACAGCGGCCAGGTGTTCAACGCGCTGTCGAGCTATATGGGGCTGCATGAGTTCGATCCGTCGCTGCGAGCACAGCCGGTCGATGCGGTGGTCCATTTTGCCGCCATCCCGCGCATCATGATCACACCCGACAATGAGGTGTTCCGCATCAATGCCATGGGCACCTACAATGTCATCGAAGCGGCCGTGAAGCTCGGCATCCGCAAGGTGATCATCGCGTCCAGCGAGACGACCTACGGCCTGGTCTTCGCCAACGAGCCGCGCAATCCGACGCATTTCCCGCTCGACGAGGACTATGACGTCGATCCGATGGACAGCTATGCGCTGTCGAAGATCGTCAATGAGAAGACGGCGCGCGCCTTCGCGCTGCGCAGCGGGTTCGACGTCTATGCGCTGCGCATCGGCAACGTCATCGAGCCGCACGAATATTCGCTGTTCCCGAAATGGTTCGCCGATCCTGGCTTCCGCAAGCGCATCGCCTGGAGCTATATCGACGCCCGCGATCTCGGCCAGATCACCTTGCGCGCCATCGAGAAGGACGGGCTCGGCTATCAGGTGTTCAATGCGGCCAACGACGATACTTCGTCCGACCTGCCGACTGCCGAACTGTTGAGGCGGTTCTATCCAAACGTGCCGGTCAAGGCGGAGCTCGGTGAATTCGAGACGCTGCTTTCGAACCGAAAGGCGCGGGAGGTGCTCGGCTTCCGCCCCGAGCACAGCTGGCGCCGCTACGTCAAGACAGCATGA
- a CDS encoding NAD(P)-dependent oxidoreductase translates to MTTTAAREKIGFIGLGLMGHGIAKNIVDKGYALTFLGRKNRKPAEDLLGRGAQEVATPRDVATASDIVFICVTGSREVEAIIRGPGGLKEGLRRGSVVVDCSTSDPTSTVTLAAELAALGVEYVDAPLSRTPKEAWEGTLDAMVGAPDAVFARLKPVIETWAGRIVHIGGTGDGHRMKLLNNFISLGYAAIYSEALALAEKVGISPSRFDSVIRNGRMDCGFYQTFMRWTLDGDRDAHKFTIANAFKDLTYLESMAGAAGIANPLGNATKNAFAGAFATGPKEQYVPMLATHIAKVNGIDLSPMKDGKRQEV, encoded by the coding sequence ATGACCACGACTGCCGCCCGCGAGAAAATCGGCTTCATCGGCCTCGGCCTGATGGGACACGGGATTGCCAAGAACATTGTCGACAAGGGCTATGCGCTGACCTTCCTCGGCCGCAAGAACCGCAAGCCGGCCGAAGACCTGCTCGGCCGCGGGGCACAAGAGGTTGCCACCCCGCGCGACGTGGCAACGGCTTCAGACATCGTGTTCATCTGTGTCACCGGATCGCGTGAGGTGGAAGCGATCATCCGTGGACCCGGCGGGCTGAAGGAAGGGCTTAGGCGTGGCTCGGTGGTCGTGGACTGCTCTACATCCGATCCGACCTCGACGGTGACACTCGCCGCCGAACTCGCAGCGCTTGGCGTCGAGTATGTCGACGCGCCGCTCAGCCGCACGCCGAAAGAAGCCTGGGAAGGCACACTCGATGCCATGGTCGGCGCGCCGGATGCGGTGTTTGCCAGGCTGAAGCCGGTGATCGAAACCTGGGCCGGCCGCATCGTCCATATCGGCGGCACCGGCGACGGCCACCGCATGAAGCTGCTCAACAACTTCATCTCGCTGGGCTACGCGGCGATCTATTCCGAGGCCCTGGCGCTGGCCGAGAAGGTCGGCATCTCGCCTTCCCGTTTCGACAGCGTCATCCGCAACGGCCGCATGGACTGCGGCTTCTACCAGACCTTCATGCGCTGGACGCTGGACGGCGACCGCGACGCGCACAAATTCACAATCGCCAACGCCTTCAAGGACCTTACCTACCTGGAATCGATGGCAGGCGCCGCCGGTATCGCCAATCCGCTCGGCAACGCCACCAAGAACGCCTTCGCCGGCGCCTTCGCAACCGGTCCGAAGGAACAATACGTACCGATGCTGGCAACGCATATCGCCAAGGTCAACGGCATCGATCTGAGCCCGATGAAGGATGGCAAGCGACAGGAGGTTTGA
- a CDS encoding FadR/GntR family transcriptional regulator, whose protein sequence is MRDAKPNNQKKPTQTAAAERHAGYRRPNAPRIPGASVHTSLASEIGLRIVRGDYPPGTILPNEAKWSETFDVSRSAVREAIKMLMAKSLLASRPKIGSWVEPKERWNLLDRDVLAWYATSPDREVFLKTVQEFRHIIEPEATAFAAMRRTEEQMAEISQACREMGEAATLQERTRADTRFHLAILRASGNDLLVPLGVLIESAFDHLFSFTTREVDDLQHAQKLHEAIERNIRLQRPEAARAAVRKLLANTDAVIKSR, encoded by the coding sequence ATGCGGGATGCAAAGCCGAACAATCAGAAAAAGCCGACGCAAACGGCGGCCGCCGAACGCCATGCCGGCTATCGCCGGCCCAATGCGCCACGCATCCCGGGTGCCAGTGTGCATACATCATTGGCCAGCGAGATCGGGTTGAGGATCGTGCGGGGGGATTACCCGCCAGGCACGATCCTGCCCAATGAGGCGAAATGGTCGGAGACCTTCGACGTCAGCCGCTCGGCTGTGCGGGAGGCGATCAAGATGCTGATGGCCAAGAGCCTGCTGGCGTCGCGTCCGAAGATCGGCAGCTGGGTGGAGCCGAAGGAACGCTGGAACCTGCTCGACCGCGACGTGCTCGCCTGGTACGCGACCTCGCCCGATCGCGAGGTGTTCCTGAAGACCGTGCAGGAATTCCGTCACATCATCGAGCCGGAGGCGACGGCCTTCGCGGCGATGCGGCGCACCGAAGAGCAGATGGCCGAGATCAGCCAGGCCTGCCGGGAGATGGGCGAGGCGGCGACGCTGCAGGAGCGGACACGCGCCGACACGCGCTTCCACCTCGCCATTCTGAGGGCTTCCGGCAACGACCTCCTGGTGCCGCTCGGCGTTTTGATCGAGTCCGCTTTCGACCACCTGTTCAGTTTCACGACGCGGGAGGTCGACGACCTGCAGCATGCGCAGAAGCTGCATGAGGCGATCGAGAGGAATATCCGGCTGCAGCGTCCGGAAGCCGCGCGAGCCGCGGTGCGCAAGCTGCTTGCCAACACCGACGCGGTCATAAAGTCCAGATAG
- a CDS encoding LacI family DNA-binding transcriptional regulator → MTRPRSRRGGGRPTIADVARKAGVGAITVSRALREPARVSDDLRRQIEAAVNELGYVPDPNARALASARAEVFGVLVPSLTNNVFAEVLRGIYDSLSDSPFRIQLGNTHYSGLEEERLLQVFAPQRPAALIVAGIDQTATSRKLLENAGCPVVQVMETGPHPVDMMVGFSHFDGGRAATEHLLEVGYRKIGFIGARMDPRSQRRLAGYRAAMEAAGLFDARLVTTTPLLSSVPLGRELLRDALAKVPALEGVFCNNDDIALGVLFECHRASIAVPKTIGIVGFNDLDMMQVAFPSITSIRTHRYEIGRQAIAMALAAIAGKRPQQRVVDLGYELMRRESTAR, encoded by the coding sequence GTGACACGGCCGCGCTCACGCCGCGGCGGCGGCCGTCCGACCATTGCCGATGTCGCGCGCAAGGCTGGCGTGGGCGCAATTACCGTGTCGCGCGCGCTCCGCGAGCCCGCCCGGGTTTCGGACGATCTGCGGCGCCAGATCGAGGCCGCCGTCAACGAGCTTGGCTATGTTCCGGACCCCAATGCCCGCGCGCTGGCTTCGGCGCGTGCCGAGGTGTTCGGTGTGCTGGTCCCGTCGCTGACCAACAATGTCTTCGCCGAGGTGTTGCGGGGCATCTATGACAGCCTCTCCGACAGCCCGTTCCGCATCCAGCTTGGCAACACGCATTATTCCGGCCTGGAGGAAGAACGGCTGCTGCAGGTGTTCGCGCCGCAGCGTCCGGCCGCGTTGATCGTTGCCGGGATCGACCAGACCGCCACCTCGCGCAAGCTGCTCGAAAACGCCGGCTGTCCGGTGGTGCAGGTCATGGAGACGGGACCGCACCCCGTCGACATGATGGTCGGGTTCTCGCATTTCGACGGGGGCAGGGCGGCAACCGAGCATTTGCTGGAGGTCGGCTACCGCAAGATCGGCTTCATCGGCGCCCGCATGGATCCGCGTTCGCAGCGGCGCCTCGCCGGTTACCGCGCTGCGATGGAAGCCGCGGGCCTATTCGACGCCCGTCTCGTCACCACGACGCCGCTGCTTTCGAGCGTGCCGCTTGGCCGCGAACTGCTGCGCGACGCGCTGGCCAAGGTGCCTGCACTGGAGGGGGTTTTCTGCAACAATGACGACATCGCTCTCGGCGTCCTGTTCGAGTGCCATCGCGCCTCGATCGCGGTGCCGAAGACGATCGGCATCGTCGGCTTCAACGATCTCGACATGATGCAGGTGGCGTTCCCGTCGATCACCAGCATCCGCACGCATCGCTATGAGATCGGGCGTCAGGCGATTGCGATGGCACTTGCAGCGATCGCGGGAAAGAGACCGCAGCAGCGGGTCGTGGATCTCGGCTACGAACTCATGCGCAGGGAAAGCACAGCGCGTTGA